One Bacteroidota bacterium genomic window, AAAGACGAAGAAGGCAAATGGTGGGCACATATACGTGTAGCGGATAAAACTTTATTGGCCAGTAAAATAGTGTTGGATGTATTGAAACGACAAACCAATAATACCAATACCTTTATTGCTTATAGTAAACATGAAGAGGGCTTGTTAAAGTACTTAGAAAGCCATAATAAAATAACTTTAAAAGAAGTAAGCAAACTTTTAAATATAGGCAGATGGCGTGCGCAAAAAATGATTATTAATCTGGTAAGTGCTGGTATTTTGCGTTCGCATACCACCGAAAAAACAGAATTTTTCACATTGAGTTAAAACAAAAAAGCCCGGTATAAAACCGGGCTTTTTTGTTTTAACATTTCTCTATTTCTTCTTTAAAAAATCTAAAGCAGCACCGTTTACACAATAGCGCAAACCTGTTGGTTTAGGTCCATCATCAAATACATGACCTAAGTGGCCGCCACATTTAGCACACATTATTTCTACTCTTTTCATGCCGTGTGTACTGTCAATGGCTGTTGTTATTTTAGTGCTGTCTAATGCTTCAAAAAAGCTTGGCCAGCCACAACCTGCATCAAACTTGCTATCGCTTTTAAAAAGCTCGTTTCCGCAAGCTACACAAGTATATGTTCCGCCATCGTAATGCTCTTCCCATTTGCTGGTAAAAGGCCTTTCCGTTCCTTTTTGGCGCAATACATAATACTGCTCAGGCGTTAACTGTGCTTTCCATTCTGAATCGGTTTTGTTTACCTGTATGCTATCCTTGTTATCCATAGTTGTTTTAATATTTTGTGATACGCTTGTTGTTGATTGATTGCCCGAATTATACTTGCACGAGGTAAATGCCAACAGGCAAATAACCGAGCTGATTAGTAGTAATAAGTTAGTCTCTCTTTTTAATTTGTTTTGATAATTGAAATACATCATGTCGCTAAAGTGTTTTTAATTGAAATGTGATACTTATTTTGTTCCTGCGAACTAACACATATACGCAATTCATTGTATATTGGATTAGGCTCCAAATGCCACCCGGCTGACAATTCTGTTAAATTACTTATAATCCTTTTATCCAAACGTTATTTTAACACAACACTCTTATTGATAAAACACCCATTATAAATATTTGTTTTAACAACGCTTAAATACCATAAACAAGCTTACTGTTTTCGGTGGTTATATCGGCTACTTTTTGCAGGCTTACCTGCTTTAATTCGGCCAGTTTTTTGGCTACTTCAATTATATAAAAACTTTCGTTGCGTTTGCCCCTATGTGGTACTGGAGCTAAATAAGGGGCATCTGTTTCTAATACCAAATTTTTCAAGTCTATATCGGCTATGGCTTTATCTAAACCTGCATTTTTAAAGGTTAATACCCCTCCTATTCCTAAATAAAAACCCAATGCTGTTATTTGTTTGGCTTGTTCTGCATTGCCACTAAAGCAATGAAAAATGCCCCTCAATTTCGGGTGCTGCATTTGTTGTAATATGGCTATTACTTCATCGGTAGCATTACGCGAGTGTATATTAATTGGCAAATCGTATTGAATAGCCCACTGGCATTGTTTAGTAAAGGCACTTATCTGTTGTTCTTTAAACTCTGTGCTCCAGTAAAAATCAAGACCTATTTCACCAACAGCATAAAATTGACGCTTTTTAAACCACTTTTGAATTTGAAACAATTGTGCTTCCACATTGGCATCAACCGAGCATGGATGCAAGCCCATCATGGGAAAACAATTATCGGGAAACTGCCATACCAAATCTAACATAGGCTGAATGCTATGTAAATCTATATTGGGCATAAACAGCCTTGTTACATTGTTTTTTATTGCTTTTTCTATCAGTTGTATCTTATCGGTTCCAAACTCCTCTGAGTATAAATGGGTATGTGTATCGGTAAAAATCATGCTTTCTGTAATAATGGGCAAAACTACTATTTATATGCTATGTTCAATAGTCTGTAAAAATGTTTCTTCATTTTTATTACCACAAAATAAATCATATAATTGACTATGGAATTATTAACACGCGAATCAATATTAGAAAAGTTTAATACCGTTAATGAATTAAGTGAATCAGACCAATTACTTTTAGCAAAAGCCAAAGAAGCCAGTAAAAACGCCTATGCTCCATACTCTAAATTTAATGTAGGCTGTGCCTTACTGCTGGCTAACAATGAAATTATTTTAGGTAATAACCAGGAAAATATTGCTTATCCTTCAGGGTTATGTGCTGAGCGTGTTGCTATATTCCATGCAGGTTCAAACTATCCTGATGTAGCTATAAAAGCAATGGCTGTAACAGCTTTTGCAACCGGGTACGAAGTAACTGAACCCGTTATGCCTTGTGGCGCCTGTTTACAAAGTATCAGTGAATTTGAGTTGCGTTTTAAAGAGCCTATTAAAATTATTTTACAAGGTAATACCGGCTCTATTTATGTGGCCAATGGCACCAAAAACTTTTTGCCTTTTCAATTTTATATTCAGGAATTAGGCGGATAATTCAGTTATAAATTACTTAACTCCTGCTGTAGTTTTTTGGTAAGCGACTGTACTATTAATTGGTAAGAATCATCAACCATTTGTAATATTATTTTATCGCTTACATCCTCGTTAAACGTTACTGTATTCCAATGTTGTTTATTCATATGGAAGCCCGGCTTAACCGCACCGTATGAAGCTCTCCATTCAATTGCCTTCTCAGGATCGCATTTTAAATTAACACTTACCGGATTACTTAATGATGTTAAGGCAAACATTTTACCCATTACCTTAAATACCAAAGTATCGTTATCAAAAGGAAAGGTTTCTTCTACTCCTTTTTTATCAATACAATATTCTCTTAACTGTTCTATGTTCATGGTAATTTTATAAATCTGTATCCTATTGAAAACTGTAACATAGAAGCCCTGGTGCTAAAATCAACCGAGTTGCTGTTATTAGCCAGTTGAGCTGCTGCACCTATCTGAGTCAGACTAAAATCGTATCTTACATCAAAGCTTAGTTTCCAAACATCAACACCTAAGCCCGCTTGTGCGCCCAAAACAAAATTTTTAAAATCGCCTTCTTTTAGTGGGTCTACCGTACCGGAGGCATTACTTATGGTTACATCCTTATCAACTAAAAATTGAAAATTAGGTCCCGCTGATACCCTTACTAATTTTAATATTTTTTTACCAAACAATACGGGTACATCTATATAGCTTAACTTATTGGAAGCACTGGAATTATTGTTATTGGCTACACTAAAGTTTAGGTTACGAAATAAAATTTCAGGTTGTATAAAAAAACTAACTAAACCTATTCGGGTATAAGCCCCTAGTAAAAAACCATTGTAATTATCGGGCGAGCTAAAGCTTTTAAAATCCGATCCTATTACTTGTGTGCTTGTTAAACCCACCTTTGCTCCCAATGCAAATTCCTGTGCTTTTGAAACAGAGAAACAAACCAAAAACAATAGTAGTAATGTAATTTTATTCATTGTATGTATGCTATTATAAAACAAATTAACAATGAATTTATTTATTAAAAAAATTACTTCTCAATAGCTTAAACAAAAGATGCCCGTTGTAGTAACGGGCATCTTTTTGTTTTTAGAGTTGTTCTCTGTTTTTGATTACCTCATTAAAGTAAGAGAGCCACTGTACTGGTATTTTTTACCAGCAAAACTGGTTGCAAATATCTGGTACACGTAAGCATCCTGCTGACACTCACCTCCCGTTTTCTGGTCTATACCGTTCCAGCCTTGTTTTATATCTTTTGTTTGAAACACCAGCTTACCCCAACGGTTATAAACATAAATATCTATCGTCTCAAAGCCTCTCGCCTGTACATAAAACTGACTGTTACATGGTATACCCGGTACCGGATTACCTCCCTGACAATCTACATTACTTCCTC contains:
- the msrB gene encoding peptide-methionine (R)-S-oxide reductase MsrB, with the translated sequence MMYFNYQNKLKRETNLLLLISSVICLLAFTSCKYNSGNQSTTSVSQNIKTTMDNKDSIQVNKTDSEWKAQLTPEQYYVLRQKGTERPFTSKWEEHYDGGTYTCVACGNELFKSDSKFDAGCGWPSFFEALDSTKITTAIDSTHGMKRVEIMCAKCGGHLGHVFDDGPKPTGLRYCVNGAALDFLKKK
- a CDS encoding TatD family hydrolase: MIFTDTHTHLYSEEFGTDKIQLIEKAIKNNVTRLFMPNIDLHSIQPMLDLVWQFPDNCFPMMGLHPCSVDANVEAQLFQIQKWFKKRQFYAVGEIGLDFYWSTEFKEQQISAFTKQCQWAIQYDLPINIHSRNATDEVIAILQQMQHPKLRGIFHCFSGNAEQAKQITALGFYLGIGGVLTFKNAGLDKAIADIDLKNLVLETDAPYLAPVPHRGKRNESFYIIEVAKKLAELKQVSLQKVADITTENSKLVYGI
- a CDS encoding cytidine deaminase; its protein translation is MELLTRESILEKFNTVNELSESDQLLLAKAKEASKNAYAPYSKFNVGCALLLANNEIILGNNQENIAYPSGLCAERVAIFHAGSNYPDVAIKAMAVTAFATGYEVTEPVMPCGACLQSISEFELRFKEPIKIILQGNTGSIYVANGTKNFLPFQFYIQELGG
- a CDS encoding MmcQ/YjbR family DNA-binding protein translates to MNIEQLREYCIDKKGVEETFPFDNDTLVFKVMGKMFALTSLSNPVSVNLKCDPEKAIEWRASYGAVKPGFHMNKQHWNTVTFNEDVSDKIILQMVDDSYQLIVQSLTKKLQQELSNL
- a CDS encoding outer membrane beta-barrel protein gives rise to the protein MNKITLLLLFLVCFSVSKAQEFALGAKVGLTSTQVIGSDFKSFSSPDNYNGFLLGAYTRIGLVSFFIQPEILFRNLNFSVANNNNSSASNKLSYIDVPVLFGKKILKLVRVSAGPNFQFLVDKDVTISNASGTVDPLKEGDFKNFVLGAQAGLGVDVWKLSFDVRYDFSLTQIGAAAQLANNSNSVDFSTRASMLQFSIGYRFIKLP